In Synechococcus sp. PCC 6312, one genomic interval encodes:
- the topA gene encoding type I DNA topoisomerase yields the protein MSTLVIVESPTKARTIRKYLPKNYRVEASMGHVRDLPRSAADIPANLKGLDWATLGVNVEEGFEPLYIVPKDKQKVVKELKSALADADELLLATDEDREGESISWHLLQLLQPKVPTKRMVFHEITAEAIQAALADCRDVDQKLVRAQETRRILDRLVGYTLSPLLWRKIAPHLSAGRVQSVAVRLLVNRERERLAFHSGSYWDLKATLDKNKSPFTATLIELGGQRVATGGDFDPATGQIQANRSVVLLNAATAQALRDRLLQTNWVVSQLESRPQTRKPAPPFTTSTLQQEANRKLHLSAKDTMRTAQKLYEEGFITYMRTDSVHLSEQAITAARDCVSQMYGKNFLAPKPRQFTTKSKGAQEAHEAIRPAGSSFVLPADTGLGGRDLELYDLIWKRTIASQMDEARLTLITAQIQADDAIFRASGKQIDFPGFFRAYVEGSDDPDAALESQEVILPALAQGDELTCKKLDALGHETQPPARFTEATLVKALESEGIGRPSTYATIISTILDREYAIRRGNALEPTFTAFAVTGLLEQNFPDLVDLRFTARMEQTLDDISTGEVNWLPYLEEFYLGDKGLETQVKEREQGIDPSSARAIHLPNVKAEVVVGRYGPFVVMENGDAPVKASLPQDATPGSLNHEQIEQLIRQKLEGPDKLGLHPETGEPIFLLSGRFGPYVQLGDATTENPKPKRASLPKGITSEEVTLDLAVTLLSLPRTLGLHPETGKLIQANQGRFGPYVVIDPDGEKEYRSLKAGDDLFTITLDRALEILAEPKATRGRAKKEALKNLGNHPSDDAPVQIFNGPYGPYVNHGKVNASLPEGVTVEEMTLELALPLLAEKAPKGNGRTKSTKTTATTKSTRQKTTTRKTAAKKSTATRAKKSTSS from the coding sequence ATGTCCACCCTTGTCATTGTTGAATCGCCCACAAAAGCCCGCACGATTCGTAAATATCTACCCAAAAACTACCGGGTCGAAGCCTCCATGGGTCATGTGCGCGATTTACCTCGGAGTGCCGCAGATATTCCCGCTAATCTCAAGGGCCTGGATTGGGCCACCTTAGGTGTCAATGTGGAAGAGGGGTTTGAACCACTCTATATCGTGCCGAAAGATAAGCAAAAGGTAGTTAAGGAACTGAAATCTGCCCTGGCTGATGCCGATGAACTCCTGTTAGCCACTGACGAAGATCGGGAAGGAGAAAGCATTAGCTGGCATTTACTCCAACTGCTCCAGCCCAAAGTCCCAACCAAACGGATGGTATTCCATGAAATTACCGCCGAGGCGATTCAAGCGGCCCTAGCAGACTGTCGAGACGTGGATCAAAAGCTAGTCCGGGCCCAGGAAACTCGCCGGATATTAGATCGCTTGGTCGGCTATACCCTTTCTCCCCTACTGTGGCGCAAAATTGCCCCCCATCTTTCAGCCGGGCGGGTACAGTCCGTCGCCGTGCGCTTATTGGTAAATCGGGAACGGGAGCGGCTAGCGTTTCATTCCGGCAGCTATTGGGACTTAAAAGCAACCCTAGATAAAAACAAATCTCCCTTTACCGCCACCTTAATTGAACTGGGAGGGCAGCGCGTCGCCACTGGAGGTGATTTTGACCCTGCTACGGGACAAATCCAGGCCAATCGCAGTGTGGTTTTACTTAATGCCGCCACAGCCCAGGCCCTGCGCGACCGACTTTTACAAACCAACTGGGTAGTGAGTCAATTAGAGTCGCGCCCCCAAACCCGTAAGCCAGCCCCACCCTTCACCACTTCGACCCTGCAACAGGAAGCCAACCGCAAGCTCCACCTCTCAGCCAAGGACACGATGCGGACAGCCCAGAAGCTCTACGAAGAAGGGTTTATCACCTATATGCGGACGGATTCGGTGCATTTATCGGAGCAAGCGATCACCGCCGCCCGTGATTGTGTCAGCCAGATGTATGGCAAGAACTTTCTCGCCCCGAAACCGCGCCAGTTTACAACCAAATCCAAAGGGGCCCAGGAAGCCCATGAAGCAATTCGGCCGGCCGGGAGTAGTTTTGTCTTGCCTGCAGACACGGGTTTGGGTGGCCGGGATTTGGAACTGTACGACTTGATTTGGAAACGGACGATTGCCAGTCAGATGGACGAAGCGCGGTTAACCCTGATCACTGCCCAAATCCAGGCCGATGATGCGATCTTTCGGGCCAGTGGCAAGCAAATTGATTTTCCAGGGTTTTTCCGGGCCTATGTCGAAGGGTCTGATGATCCCGATGCCGCCCTCGAAAGCCAAGAGGTCATTCTCCCGGCCCTAGCCCAAGGGGACGAGCTGACCTGTAAAAAACTCGATGCCCTTGGCCATGAAACCCAACCCCCGGCCCGATTCACAGAAGCGACCTTGGTTAAAGCCCTGGAAAGTGAAGGCATTGGCCGCCCCAGTACCTACGCCACTATCATCAGCACCATTTTGGATCGGGAATATGCCATTCGCCGCGGCAATGCCTTAGAACCCACGTTTACAGCCTTTGCCGTGACCGGGCTTCTAGAGCAAAATTTCCCAGATCTGGTTGATTTGCGTTTCACAGCCCGGATGGAGCAAACCTTAGATGACATTTCTACAGGGGAGGTGAACTGGTTACCCTACCTAGAGGAGTTTTATTTAGGGGATAAGGGCCTGGAAACTCAGGTCAAGGAACGGGAACAGGGGATTGATCCCAGTTCAGCCCGGGCAATTCATTTACCCAATGTCAAAGCCGAGGTTGTTGTTGGTCGCTATGGTCCCTTTGTGGTCATGGAGAATGGGGATGCCCCCGTTAAAGCCTCCCTGCCCCAAGATGCCACCCCTGGCAGTCTCAACCATGAGCAAATTGAACAACTCATTCGTCAAAAGCTGGAAGGCCCCGACAAATTAGGCCTCCATCCTGAAACTGGGGAGCCTATTTTCTTGCTCTCAGGCCGGTTTGGCCCCTATGTGCAACTAGGTGATGCCACAACAGAGAACCCTAAACCCAAGCGCGCCTCTTTACCGAAGGGGATTACCTCTGAAGAAGTAACCTTAGATTTGGCGGTGACGTTGTTATCCCTGCCGCGCACCCTCGGACTTCATCCTGAAACGGGCAAACTCATCCAGGCCAATCAAGGTCGGTTTGGCCCCTATGTGGTGATAGATCCCGATGGGGAAAAAGAATACCGTTCTCTGAAAGCTGGGGATGACCTGTTTACCATCACCTTAGACCGTGCTTTAGAAATCCTGGCAGAACCAAAGGCTACCCGTGGCCGCGCCAAGAAAGAAGCTCTGAAAAACTTAGGCAACCATCCCAGTGATGACGCACCCGTACAGATTTTTAATGGTCCCTATGGCCCCTATGTCAATCATGGCAAGGTGAATGCTTCATTGCCGGAAGGGGTCACAGTCGAGGAGATGACCTTAGAGTTAGCACTACCCTTGTTAGCCGAAAAAGCCCCCAAAGGGAACGGCCGGACTAAATCCACCAAAACTACAGCCACAACTAAATCTACCCGCCAGAAAACCACAACTCGCAAAACCGCAGCTAAAAAGTCAACTGCGACCAGAGCCAAGAAATCCACTTCCAGTTAG